The Palleronia sp. THAF1 genome window below encodes:
- a CDS encoding translocation/assembly module TamB domain-containing protein has protein sequence MGFRSYLRLGLLTCVIGAMPVMAQEEPDPDEDGGGFLENLIEDRLSSDGFQVRVSGFEGALSSRATVASIQISDEEGVWLTVNDAVLDWNRAALLRGRLSVEELTAAEVILPRLPQGEERVDVPSPEAQPFQLPELPVSIELGRLAIERVELGQPVIGEETVMTLEGSASLSGGSGEVDITAERIDDETGIFRIAGSYDNDGRELAIDVTVEEGPDGIVASLANLPGRPSVEASIQGEGPLSDFDATIDLNTDGEPRLQGTVSLRETDNGAQGFAVDLGGDVTALFAPNYRPFFGPDVSLQASGAQGAEGGFTLNQFELAADSITLQGEVSVGADGVPDLIDVTGQIANESGPVLLPVGGEVRVSRVGLDIGFDASVSEEWDAEIVLEGFDQTGLEAERIALDGGGVIAGAGDDLSITAGFDLIAAGLAFDDGGIGQAVGDEITGRIEIGYDANQPIQLQTLRINGDAFTLNGQGQVDPDGENVPLSLTAQLDADDLSIFAALAGTPLAGGASVDLSLEAQALSGAFDVSLEGRAQDLAIGNDLVDPLLVGATALTLDAMRDETGLRVERLLLNNEALAVNGSADLTSDGGTAEIAARLDDLGRIDPDLNGPATLNLTAQRPEDEWRIVLDADGADAQIAGNATIRELDAESPLALFELAVEAADLSNFSVFAGRELGGSVDLDTRGQTRLNLRQVDVTLDGLIADVQIDQPEADRLLAGQTTIAAQVQRNGPQITVPELTLQNPQVSVSGEAFIASQQSNVDVRIEMPDLSDIVPDMTGPATIVLDAQEDQDGWTVDLDGTGAGARVIADVIVTDLGMDDVAPLASGTAQITVDELSVFSAIANRELGGSVDLSVDGGARFDLSSAEATIEGRTEDLEVGQAEVNRLMDGVTTLNIVASKEGDRIEAPTIQLSNPQVRVAGEGQYGGDDNAGQLNIVFSELGAIVPEMSGQGTVMAFAEQTGETWQISVDADGAGVVLDLLGEVSDIDMTPVFDGEVDLRAADLSRFNRLANRSLSGSVSMQAQGRSAIDASRFDLTANARGQGLRVGIAQVDQLLAGGATVLNAQASRDGANAPIRVQTFALDTPGLDATANGSIFGGASNLTFDARLANLGQFVPNFDGPVTARGRAGQQGSNIVLDVDLTGPQGITASVNGTVAESFDRANLGLTGNAPLRVANPFLGNRALEGDARFDIRLNGPLAPSSATGTVTVAGGRFIDPSLPAVLQDINGTAQLSGGQVQLNLTANKQEGGQIRVAGPISLNAGYNAELGIELVQVVFEDPRLYRTSLNGRVTVTGPLTGGATIGGTIMVGETEVRIPSTGLGVTGPIPDGLVHVNEPADVRRTREKADLIEEPGDGAGGGGGVAFPLDLLIVAENRIFIRGRGLDAELGGQLRLGGTTANVIPSGQFDLIRGRLDLLGQRITLTEGSVFLQGDFDPRIRLVARTDTGDVTVFVIVEGEATEPEITFASEPELPEDEVLSRLLFGRSIEEISPLQAAQLASAVATLAGRGGDGVIARLRQRTGFDDLDVTTDEDGNVGVRAGKYISENVYSDVTVNAAGEAEINLNLDVTDSLTVRGGANNTGETTLGIFFERDY, from the coding sequence ATGGGTTTTAGGTCGTATCTTCGTCTGGGTCTTTTGACCTGCGTCATCGGTGCCATGCCCGTCATGGCGCAGGAAGAACCCGATCCCGACGAGGACGGCGGCGGCTTTCTTGAGAACCTGATCGAGGATCGCCTGTCGTCCGACGGTTTCCAAGTGCGCGTCAGCGGGTTCGAGGGCGCTTTGTCCAGCCGCGCAACGGTCGCGTCGATCCAGATTTCCGACGAAGAAGGCGTTTGGCTGACCGTCAACGACGCGGTCTTGGACTGGAACCGCGCCGCGCTGCTGCGCGGTCGTCTATCAGTCGAGGAACTGACTGCGGCCGAAGTGATCCTGCCCCGTCTGCCGCAGGGCGAAGAACGGGTGGATGTCCCGTCGCCGGAGGCGCAGCCGTTTCAGTTGCCCGAGCTGCCAGTGTCGATTGAACTGGGTCGTTTGGCGATCGAACGGGTCGAGCTGGGCCAGCCGGTCATCGGCGAAGAAACGGTGATGACGCTGGAAGGCTCTGCCTCTCTTTCTGGCGGATCGGGCGAGGTGGACATCACCGCCGAGCGGATCGACGACGAGACGGGCATCTTCCGCATCGCGGGCAGCTACGACAACGACGGTCGTGAATTGGCCATCGACGTCACGGTCGAAGAAGGTCCGGATGGTATCGTTGCAAGCCTTGCGAACCTGCCCGGCCGCCCTTCGGTCGAAGCAAGCATCCAGGGCGAAGGCCCGCTGTCGGACTTTGACGCCACCATCGACCTGAACACCGACGGCGAGCCGCGTCTGCAAGGTACTGTATCCTTGCGCGAGACCGACAATGGCGCCCAGGGTTTCGCCGTCGATCTGGGCGGTGACGTAACCGCCCTGTTCGCCCCCAACTACCGTCCGTTCTTCGGACCGGACGTGTCGCTTCAAGCCTCTGGCGCGCAAGGGGCCGAGGGCGGCTTTACGCTGAATCAGTTCGAGCTGGCAGCGGACTCCATCACCCTTCAAGGCGAGGTCAGCGTTGGGGCCGATGGCGTGCCCGATCTGATCGATGTGACCGGCCAGATCGCAAACGAAAGCGGCCCCGTCCTGCTGCCGGTGGGTGGTGAGGTGCGCGTGTCGCGAGTCGGGCTGGACATCGGTTTCGACGCCAGTGTCAGCGAAGAATGGGACGCCGAAATCGTGCTGGAGGGCTTCGATCAGACGGGGCTGGAAGCCGAACGCATCGCGCTAGACGGTGGCGGTGTCATCGCGGGCGCGGGTGACGATCTAAGTATAACGGCAGGTTTCGACCTGATCGCCGCCGGGCTGGCCTTTGACGACGGTGGTATCGGACAGGCGGTCGGCGACGAAATCACTGGCCGGATCGAGATCGGCTACGATGCGAACCAGCCGATCCAATTGCAAACGCTGCGCATCAATGGCGACGCCTTCACCTTGAATGGCCAGGGTCAGGTCGATCCCGATGGCGAGAACGTGCCCCTGTCGCTGACGGCACAACTCGACGCCGATGATCTGTCGATCTTTGCCGCGCTCGCCGGCACGCCGTTGGCTGGCGGCGCTTCGGTCGATCTGTCGCTGGAGGCGCAGGCGCTTTCGGGCGCGTTCGACGTATCGCTGGAAGGTCGCGCGCAGGATCTGGCCATCGGCAACGACCTGGTCGATCCGCTTCTGGTCGGCGCAACGGCGCTAACGCTGGACGCCATGCGCGACGAGACCGGCCTGCGAGTCGAGCGTCTGCTTCTGAACAACGAAGCGCTGGCCGTGAATGGCAGCGCTGATCTGACCTCTGACGGTGGTACGGCAGAGATCGCCGCGCGGTTGGACGATCTGGGCCGGATCGACCCCGACCTGAACGGGCCTGCCACGCTCAATCTGACCGCGCAGCGCCCGGAAGACGAATGGCGCATCGTTCTGGACGCCGATGGTGCCGATGCGCAGATCGCGGGAAACGCTACGATCCGGGAACTCGACGCAGAAAGCCCGCTCGCGCTGTTCGAATTGGCGGTCGAAGCCGCCGATCTGTCGAACTTCAGTGTCTTCGCAGGGCGCGAACTGGGCGGCTCTGTCGATCTGGACACGCGCGGCCAGACGCGTCTGAACCTGCGCCAAGTCGACGTAACGCTGGATGGCCTGATCGCGGATGTGCAGATCGATCAACCCGAAGCGGATCGCCTGCTGGCCGGTCAAACGACCATCGCCGCGCAAGTCCAGCGCAACGGTCCGCAGATCACCGTGCCCGAACTGACGCTACAGAACCCGCAAGTCAGCGTGAGCGGAGAGGCCTTCATCGCATCGCAGCAAAGCAACGTCGATGTGCGGATCGAAATGCCCGACCTGTCGGACATCGTGCCCGACATGACCGGCCCTGCGACGATCGTTCTGGACGCGCAGGAAGATCAGGACGGCTGGACCGTCGATCTGGACGGCACCGGCGCGGGCGCGCGGGTGATCGCTGACGTCATCGTAACCGACCTCGGGATGGATGACGTGGCCCCCCTTGCCAGCGGCACAGCGCAAATCACCGTGGACGAACTGTCGGTCTTTTCCGCCATCGCAAACCGCGAACTGGGCGGATCGGTGGATCTTTCCGTGGACGGCGGCGCGCGCTTCGATCTGTCCAGCGCAGAGGCCACCATCGAGGGTCGCACAGAGGATCTGGAAGTTGGCCAAGCCGAGGTGAACCGCCTGATGGACGGCGTGACCACGTTGAACATCGTCGCCAGCAAAGAGGGCGACCGTATCGAAGCGCCGACGATTCAGCTGTCGAACCCGCAGGTTCGGGTGGCTGGTGAAGGGCAATACGGCGGCGACGACAACGCCGGGCAATTGAACATCGTGTTCTCCGAGTTGGGCGCTATCGTGCCCGAAATGTCAGGCCAGGGCACCGTCATGGCCTTCGCGGAACAGACTGGAGAGACGTGGCAGATATCGGTCGATGCAGATGGGGCGGGCGTGGTGCTCGATCTGCTCGGAGAGGTCTCCGACATCGACATGACACCGGTTTTCGACGGTGAAGTCGATCTGCGCGCTGCCGATCTGTCGCGGTTCAATCGATTGGCGAACCGCTCGCTCTCTGGCTCTGTGTCGATGCAGGCGCAGGGGCGTTCCGCCATCGATGCCAGCCGCTTCGATCTGACGGCCAACGCCCGCGGCCAGGGCCTGCGTGTGGGTATCGCACAGGTCGATCAGCTGCTCGCGGGTGGGGCCACGGTTCTGAACGCGCAGGCGTCCCGTGACGGGGCAAACGCGCCAATCCGGGTGCAGACCTTCGCGCTGGATACACCCGGACTGGATGCCACCGCCAACGGCTCGATCTTCGGTGGGGCCAGCAACCTGACCTTCGACGCGCGGCTCGCAAACCTTGGGCAATTCGTTCCCAATTTTGACGGCCCCGTCACCGCACGGGGCCGCGCCGGACAGCAGGGGTCGAACATCGTTCTGGACGTGGACCTGACCGGGCCGCAGGGCATCACCGCCAGCGTCAACGGCACCGTCGCTGAAAGCTTCGACCGCGCCAATCTGGGCCTGACGGGCAACGCGCCGCTGCGCGTGGCCAACCCGTTCCTTGGCAACCGCGCGTTGGAGGGCGATGCGCGCTTCGACATTCGCCTGAACGGCCCCCTCGCCCCATCGTCGGCCACGGGCACCGTGACGGTCGCGGGCGGCCGCTTCATCGACCCGTCGCTTCCTGCAGTGCTGCAAGACATCAACGGCACCGCCCAGCTATCCGGTGGGCAAGTGCAACTGAACCTGACGGCGAACAAGCAGGAAGGCGGGCAGATTCGCGTGGCGGGGCCGATCTCGCTGAATGCCGGCTACAATGCCGAACTCGGGATCGAACTTGTGCAGGTCGTGTTCGAAGACCCGCGCTTGTATCGCACGTCACTGAACGGGCGCGTCACGGTCACCGGGCCGCTGACGGGCGGTGCCACCATCGGCGGCACGATCATGGTCGGCGAAACCGAAGTGCGCATTCCGTCCACCGGACTGGGCGTGACCGGGCCAATCCCCGATGGGCTTGTCCACGTGAACGAGCCTGCCGATGTGCGCCGCACCCGCGAAAAGGCCGATCTGATCGAAGAGCCCGGCGATGGCGCGGGCGGCGGCGGCGGCGTCGCCTTCCCACTCGACCTGCTGATCGTGGCCGAAAACCGAATCTTCATCCGCGGCCGGGGCCTTGATGCAGAGTTGGGCGGTCAGTTGCGTCTGGGCGGGACCACCGCGAACGTCATCCCGTCGGGCCAGTTCGACCTGATCCGCGGGCGGCTGGACCTGCTGGGCCAGCGGATCACGCTGACGGAAGGCTCTGTCTTCCTGCAGGGTGACTTCGATCCGCGCATTCGTCTTGTTGCCCGCACGGACACGGGCGATGTCACCGTCTTTGTGATCGTTGAGGGTGAGGCAACAGAACCAGAGATTACTTTCGCGTCCGAGCCGGAACTGCCGGAAGACGAGGTGCTGTCGCGCCTGCTGTTCGGCCGGTCGATCGAAGAGATCTCTCCGCTCCAGGCGGCTCAGCTTGCGTCTGCCGTGGCCACGCTTGCGGGACGTGGCGGCGATGGAGTGATTGCGCGCTTGCGTCAGAGAACGGGCTTCGACGATCTGGATGTGACCACGGATGAAGACGGCAATGTCGGCGTCCGGGCAGGCAAATATATAAGCGAAAACGTCTATTCCGACGTGACGGTGAATGCCGCCGGAGAAGCCGAGATCAACCTGAACCTTGATGTGACGGACAGCCTGACGGTGCGCGGCGGTGCCAACAATACCGGAGAGACGACCTTGGGGATCTTCTTCGAGCGTGACTACTGA
- a CDS encoding autotransporter assembly complex protein TamA, which translates to MTFKILLGACAMFSLGAVPSYAFDGLIFDVAGDDEITEDLRQSSLLVAAESEDVTDPAELLAAARADYGRLVGTLYSTGRYGGVINITVNGTEAADISPLAQLGTIQSIRVSVQPGPIYNFSRSEIGPLPVAGVIPEEYAPGAPARSGVIRDAASASVDAWRQAGHAKADIGSQSVVAQHEQDTLAADIGVAPGPLVRFGNIRFQGSQDVREERLRDIAGFPTGQVFDPDELDDVTRRLRRTQVFSAVALTEAETLNPNDTLDVDATLSAFPPRRIGFGAELSSVEGLTLSSYWIHRNLFGGAERLRLDGEVSGIGGGTGGTDYSFGARFERPATFSPENTFFAEAGIARLDEEDYISDTGSLVFGIQRYVNDEIEIEYGLGYRFSRVEDETGTTDYSLLIAPLSASYDSREEPLDAKGGYFADISLTPFLGTNDATGSGARLTYDTRTYLSFGDDERFTLAGRLQGGSIFGADVTEVSNEYRFYSGGGGTVRGHAYQSLGIVLPNGVDSGGGSYAAASVEARVGITDSIGAVAFYDFGAVGPDSFPDGDNTHSGAGLGLRYLTPIGPIRLDVAVPVSSTGFADESDGVEIYVGIGQAF; encoded by the coding sequence GTGACCTTTAAGATCTTGCTCGGCGCATGCGCCATGTTCTCTCTGGGCGCAGTGCCGAGTTATGCCTTCGACGGCCTGATCTTCGACGTCGCCGGCGACGATGAGATCACTGAAGATCTGCGCCAATCGTCGCTGCTTGTCGCAGCGGAATCAGAGGACGTAACCGACCCTGCCGAACTGCTTGCCGCTGCACGCGCGGACTATGGTCGGCTGGTCGGAACGCTTTATTCCACGGGGCGCTATGGCGGCGTCATCAACATTACCGTCAACGGCACCGAAGCGGCGGATATCTCTCCCTTGGCACAGCTTGGGACGATCCAGTCGATCCGCGTGTCGGTGCAGCCCGGCCCCATCTACAACTTTTCACGCTCTGAAATCGGGCCGCTTCCGGTCGCGGGCGTCATCCCCGAAGAATACGCCCCCGGCGCACCGGCTCGGTCCGGCGTGATCCGCGATGCGGCGTCCGCGTCCGTTGATGCATGGCGGCAGGCCGGTCACGCAAAGGCCGACATCGGCAGCCAAAGCGTCGTGGCGCAGCACGAACAGGATACGCTGGCGGCGGACATCGGCGTTGCACCGGGCCCGCTGGTGCGCTTCGGCAACATCCGGTTCCAAGGCAGCCAAGACGTGCGAGAGGAACGCCTGCGCGACATTGCAGGCTTCCCGACCGGGCAAGTCTTCGATCCCGATGAACTGGACGATGTAACTCGGCGCTTGCGCCGTACGCAGGTGTTTTCCGCGGTCGCCCTGACCGAAGCGGAGACGTTGAATCCGAACGACACGCTTGATGTGGACGCCACCCTGTCGGCCTTCCCTCCGCGCCGCATCGGCTTCGGTGCCGAGCTGTCGTCGGTCGAGGGGCTGACCCTGTCCAGCTACTGGATCCACCGCAACCTGTTCGGCGGCGCGGAACGGCTGCGCCTCGACGGTGAGGTGTCGGGCATCGGCGGCGGCACCGGTGGGACCGACTACAGCTTTGGCGCTCGGTTCGAACGTCCTGCGACCTTCTCGCCCGAAAACACCTTCTTCGCCGAAGCTGGAATCGCGCGGCTGGACGAAGAGGATTACATCTCGGACACCGGATCGCTGGTCTTCGGCATCCAGCGATATGTGAACGACGAGATCGAGATCGAATACGGTCTGGGGTATCGATTCAGCCGGGTCGAGGATGAGACCGGCACGACGGACTATTCCTTGCTGATCGCGCCGCTTTCGGCGTCCTACGACTCGCGCGAAGAACCGTTGGACGCAAAAGGCGGTTACTTCGCCGACATCTCACTGACGCCGTTTCTAGGCACCAACGACGCCACCGGCAGCGGCGCGCGTCTTACCTACGACACCCGCACCTACCTGAGCTTTGGCGATGACGAGCGCTTCACGCTCGCGGGCCGCTTGCAGGGCGGCTCTATCTTCGGTGCGGACGTGACCGAGGTGTCGAACGAATACCGCTTCTACTCGGGCGGCGGCGGCACAGTGCGCGGTCACGCCTATCAATCACTCGGCATCGTGCTGCCGAATGGCGTGGACTCTGGCGGTGGCTCTTACGCCGCTGCCTCTGTCGAAGCGCGCGTGGGTATTACCGACAGCATCGGTGCGGTCGCGTTCTATGACTTCGGCGCGGTGGGGCCGGACAGCTTTCCGGATGGCGACAATACGCATTCAGGCGCGGGGCTGGGCTTGCGTTACCTGACGCCCATCGGCCCGATCCGGCTGGATGTGGCGGTTCCGGTCAGCAGCACCGGGTTTGCGGACGAAAGTGACGGTGTAGAGATTTACGTGGGTATCGGGCAGGCATTCTGA
- a CDS encoding formate/nitrite transporter family protein yields the protein MVSRDEERLRAKDINRQQEAEQNMDGEERESVEQASRLSARLIYEVIRRDGADEMTRPKTSLVFSGLAAGILISFSVLGEAILQVGLPDTAWRPLVESFGYTLGFLLVIMGRMQLFTENTITTVLPLTSQPCKEYFYLTGRLWAIVLTANVIGAFIAAAFMAYTGAFGPDIQMALTEISEKAILHPPLEGFAKAIPAGVIVAAIVWMLPTVPQGGFLLIFTFTWLIAAGGFTHIIAGSVEMAYLVLTGVIGWAESLRFFFPVLLGNVFGGTAVFTLITWAQVAAEVDE from the coding sequence ATGGTATCGAGAGACGAAGAACGGTTGCGCGCGAAGGATATCAATCGCCAGCAGGAAGCCGAACAGAACATGGATGGTGAAGAACGCGAGTCGGTCGAGCAGGCCTCACGTCTTTCAGCGCGCCTGATCTACGAAGTTATCCGCCGGGACGGTGCCGACGAGATGACGCGGCCGAAGACGTCGCTGGTCTTTTCGGGTCTTGCCGCCGGTATCCTGATCTCTTTCTCGGTACTGGGAGAGGCGATCCTGCAAGTCGGGCTGCCCGATACCGCTTGGCGTCCGCTGGTGGAATCCTTCGGCTACACCCTTGGTTTCCTACTGGTCATCATGGGCCGGATGCAGCTGTTCACAGAGAACACTATCACCACTGTGCTTCCGCTGACATCGCAGCCCTGCAAGGAATACTTTTACTTGACCGGACGTCTGTGGGCGATCGTGCTGACAGCGAACGTGATCGGCGCCTTCATTGCGGCGGCCTTCATGGCATACACTGGCGCGTTCGGGCCAGATATACAGATGGCGCTGACCGAGATCTCGGAAAAGGCGATCCTGCATCCGCCGCTGGAAGGATTCGCAAAAGCCATCCCGGCCGGTGTCATCGTGGCTGCGATCGTCTGGATGCTGCCAACGGTGCCGCAGGGTGGCTTCTTGTTGATCTTCACCTTTACGTGGCTGATTGCTGCGGGTGGCTTCACGCACATCATCGCCGGGTCCGTGGAAATGGCGTATCTCGTTCTGACCGGGGTCATCGGATGGGCAGAATCCTTGCGGTTCTTTTTCCCTGTCCTTCTGGGCAATGTCTTTGGCGGAACGGCCGTGTTCACCCTGATCACATGGGCGCAAGTTGCCGCCGAAGTGGACGAATAG
- a CDS encoding Rho termination factor N-terminal domain-containing protein encodes MADSIKNKDTYDALRDDGMSKEKAARIANAQANDDMNPSEKGGKQPPYEDWTKDELYERAQEIGIDGRSDMTKDELIEALRNH; translated from the coding sequence ATGGCCGACAGCATCAAGAACAAAGACACCTACGACGCATTACGCGACGATGGGATGTCCAAGGAAAAGGCCGCGCGCATTGCCAATGCGCAGGCCAACGATGACATGAACCCGTCCGAGAAGGGCGGCAAACAGCCCCCCTACGAGGATTGGACGAAGGACGAGCTGTACGAGCGGGCGCAAGAAATCGGCATCGATGGGCGATCCGACATGACGAAGGACGAACTGATCGAGGCGCTGCGCAACCACTGA
- a CDS encoding FAD-binding oxidoreductase produces MTYTLTLKEKHPVTHDTYRMVFDRPEGFDFKPGQATHWALDEDGWRDEDRAFTMTSQPEETDRLEFVIKTYPDHDNGVTKQIPGMSPGDQVLADAPDGAITDHGPGYFIAGGAGVTPYIPILRRRAKDGTLEGSVLIYSNETERDIILRDEWEQMDGLETIFVVTDEAAEGLHHGMIDADFLKKHATDTSKPCYICGPQQMVDDIRDALKDAGFDEDKIVTENGW; encoded by the coding sequence ATGACCTACACATTGACGCTGAAAGAAAAGCACCCCGTCACCCACGACACCTACCGCATGGTGTTTGATCGCCCCGAAGGCTTCGACTTCAAGCCCGGTCAGGCGACGCATTGGGCGCTGGACGAAGACGGCTGGCGCGACGAAGACCGCGCGTTCACGATGACCTCTCAGCCCGAGGAAACGGACCGATTGGAATTCGTGATCAAGACCTACCCCGATCACGACAACGGCGTGACCAAGCAAATCCCGGGCATGTCTCCCGGCGATCAGGTATTGGCCGACGCACCCGACGGCGCGATCACTGACCATGGCCCGGGTTACTTCATCGCAGGCGGCGCGGGTGTCACGCCCTACATCCCGATATTGCGGCGCCGCGCCAAGGACGGAACGTTGGAGGGCAGCGTGCTGATCTATTCCAACGAAACCGAGCGCGACATCATCCTGCGCGACGAGTGGGAGCAGATGGACGGGCTGGAAACGATCTTCGTTGTAACGGACGAGGCAGCCGAAGGTCTGCACCACGGCATGATCGACGCGGATTTCCTGAAGAAGCACGCGACCGATACGTCCAAGCCCTGTTACATCTGTGGGCCGCAACAGATGGTCGATGATATCCGAGACGCGTTGAAAGACGCGGGCTTCGATGAGGACAAGATCGTCACCGAAAACGGCTGGTAA